The nucleotide window TGGATCTGAACAGGTTCACCATGTCTTATGAAATTTCTATAGTTTGCTTCGTATTGTCAAAATGAGCGAAATTGTTCCTTTAGACGTAAAACCTAAATAATAATCCTCAATAAAACTCAGGACTGGATATAAAAATCCCGATCACTTCTGCTGTATAAGTGCACCTGCTGAATCTAGGATATCATCTTTCCTAATTTTGGAATGGATGTATTGATCACAGATAATGATACAATACAACAGTAAACTGTATATGGCATAGGGATGTAGATCCGATTATAATAAGATACAGTTTACTGTTGTATTGTATCAATATTATTatctgtacagtaaaacatactaCAATGTAATCTCACTGGGACCTCTAATGATGGCAGTGTTAGATATATAACCTTCTTACTAGTTCTGACTAGTAGGTGAACTCTTTAGCTCGGTCGGTAGAACACTGGACTGTCGTGTCAGAGGTCCTATGTTCGATCTTCGGCAGAAGCATATATTAGTCTCTGTCACATTTGGGTGGTAAGTGTAACGGAAACGAGTATGGAGCTAAACGGTGACACCAGCCAGTGTTGGTAAGAAGGCCGTGTATCTAACACTATCACATTAAAGTTTACGTAATTACACAACATACCACGACTTACCTCTCTTTGTTTAACAATGGGATAAATTTTGTTCAGATATAAATGTATCATTTCATACACAGGGatctataaatagatatatGTAAACATCCATCTAATGATTGTATATAACTCCAGTAATATTTATACTGCTGTTAAGTTAGTGTCTGATTGAAATTCGACTTATCTCCCTTTTCAATACATTGTTCCGACGTAGAGTCGATGAATTGCTGCCCGATGCGGGTTGATCAGAAATCACAAGTTCTTTTTGTGATGCTTATATTAGTTTATTAGACATTGCGTATGAATTATCCCAATTCCTCCAGACATTAGATTGTGAAAGAAATTAGTCTTTGTAATAACGGACTGTTTTCAATATTGTTATGTGTGGGTCTCTGTGTCTGTATATTGAGTGgctatttatgaataaatatagtTCAATGTTGGTCagtattttcaaagttttactATTGGTGGAGTTGAGATGGGTACATGTGGTGACCTTGACTATTTGACAAGGTCACAGCTCCACTGGTGTAGCAGGATTTGTTGTGGCTAGGGTGACGAGTCCTTTTCTCTTGAAAATAGAAGACGAAGAACGTTACGCATAGGTGAATTTAGATTGAGGCCTAGGCCTGTCCCGCTTTCTTTTGACCTGAGATTTCCTTAatattaaggaggtactctacatcgtcataatggctgacttccttttaaaacatggaggaaaaaatcaatatcagcaatatttgactttttcttttcaatttgaatacCAAGCCGAGTAGATGAGTAGGTTAGCATACCAATTggtgaactgtaggtcgcaggttcgagtccagcaggggttttaattaatttttttcccagattatcttctactaaaactatttgttgacaaaataaagtaaatttgaaaattttcaacttcaaaatattgttgtacaaatcctccacttttcatctacatcaaatttatCTGGTGTAGCAAACATCCTTAAAGTATTGAATCTCGTGAAATTCTTCGGCTTCTTGGTCCTCAGTGTAAGATTCAATTcatgtttagctcacctgagattTTCTTATCTCATTTTGTCTGTCGCCAGTAAACTTTTATTCTTTATATACTTTTATATTCCGACTCCATAactgctgggccaatttcaatcaaatttgccatatatcatccttgggtgaaggggattcaagtttgttcgaaTGAAGGAACATGTCTCACTGAAAGGGGagaaaatcaagaaaatgcGAAAAATTTGgaagggtcatttaaaaatcttcttaagaaccactgggacagaaaGTAGAAATGAGCATGAAAGTTTCACGACATAGAATATATTAAAGTTGGTCCCcgagggtaggttggggtcagaATAAGGGATCGAAgatttatatgctgatatataggggaaatcttttaagaatcactggaccagaaaagtgaGTAGTTATTCGAAAGCTTCCCACAATATGGAGTGAAAAATTTTCACGGAAATAAACTTTAAGAttgctaaaaaaaatcttcttaagggaacgtagggtataaaaaaaaatttcacatgtcaaatactaaatatttagtaatcAAGTCCACtggttatttccatttgattgTAATCTGTTGTGTAGAAATCGGCTATTAAATATAGCTACACATCATCTGCTGGAGGCTGCCATTTTGCAAGATAAAGTTATCGctctttaagatatttcccACAATCCCATCTGCTTATGACGTATACCGGACAATTGCCTCTCAGTGAAAGCAGCTGATCATGTCTGACTGCAAAGGATATCAATTTGAGCCTGATTATAATGAAGAGGAATTATTAGCAGcttcaaatgaaaacactagTGAATTGGGATTGATTGATGAAAACGACACTCTTAATtcttaaatttttaattttgtattcttaatactgttcattatcttcacttgaaCATTCCTTAGCACATATGGTAGACAATGAGACTGGGCAATTCTATCTGTATATGTTGCACAAAGTTGATTTGTTCTTCAATATGGATTGAGAGTGGGATATTTTTGTCACTATTCATGTCTTCGTtgagctgaaaatataaaaatgaaatcaaaccatTACTTTATAACTTAAgtaatgaattttcatgaaagttcatgtacatgtatatgtatttcacaaaacaaagagtttatttttcatagtagctagttttctctctttctgatTTATTAGCACATCTGTTTACAAGAGAATCTTGCAATGTGAATCTGTATACAGCACAAATCAGTTGATTATCACTACACCCCTGCAGTAACTGCCACGTAAATGTCAAGACTTGAAAGATTAACTACACAGGGGGAATTCAAATGACCTtggttgtaaaactttgttaatcatttaatagagaaaatattatgcatcaaattaCCTGTTTCCTTAGATGCTGATAGTCCAGGTTGGTCAATAGGTTCTGCAAATGAGTTTTCATTGGtttccaaaagaaaatggattagctgaaaaatgaaaaatactcaTGACTtattaattatatattattagtttattcaccaatcaagggccctcggggggcatgtacatgttaacaggcaattaattataacaatgaaaataaataacaatcatttagaagtactactggtaatactgacagagttcacacttctgcactgcacatatctatataattatatatatactatacttcatatatactatacttcatatatactaaacttcatttgtttacttgcacattttcaatgtctttaaaaacaatagtatAATACAAAATGTGCTAGTGCTGtgatgatttttgaaagtattacatgtatcctgCTTTTCCTTTTCCTCATCTTTTTGAGCTATTTTCTTAGGCTTGCTGCCATCAAAGATTTTAGTTACTGCATCTTCTTTTTAATAGATTTTGGTGTGTATCCCAATATCTTAacttaaatagatattaattttaactttgaatatttaaaaagcagTGTTTACCCATCCCTTCGTATTTAGCCTGTACAAAATGTTCACTGGATAAGGATATTAGAATAAACTGAATTAGAtttaaattagaaaattattatataagtaaaagtttgttgtaaataaacTCTGGTTATTTACACATTAAGAATTATTAGTATTTACCaagtaaaatgcaaatataattTATACTTACCCTGATATCCTCTTTAAAAGAATCTTTCTCAAAATGCCGTTCAAAACAAAAGAATCATTTCCAAGGTTATGTATCCAATTATTGCACAATGTTTATAGTTTTTGGGGGAGATCAGGGATGCTAaaaggtagatacatgtattccttttcCTTTGACCACAGTGCAAAATTTCGCTTGAACTCCCGACATTTAGATCATAGATACTCTGTAACCCATTTAGTGCTATAGGCACAGCAGTTGTAATGAATTGCCGCATACACGTCATCAGCTGCCATGATAAGAGATTCTCCCATTCAGCTCAGTTTGCAGTATAAATGACAGATTAAATCTTGTTATCAGcagcaattattttttctatgctaGATTTTGTTGTCTGCATGGTACcagttttcacatatcaaaattttgatttttgaccctacgttccctttaaggtaactccatactcgcagttttatctgatacaagtttaacaagatgtgtttgtgaaacacaaatgaaaCACCAATTCCGAAGATGTCCAAGACCACAAGGACAAATACCTTGGTACCAgcagaaagatcttgtcacaagaaatgctcatgtgcaatatgaaagctctaatatttaccatttagaagttatgaccaatgccAGTAcgtccaaggtcaaaaggtttagtacccacggaaaggtcttgttacaagaaatactcatgtgaaatatcaaagctctagctcttactgttcaaacgttattggcaagattaaagtttttgaaaagtaggtcaaactccaaggtcacagggtcaaaagtgttggtacccacagaaaggtcctgtcacaaggactactcatgtgaaatatcaaagtgttcaaaagttattagcaaggttaaagtttccgacagaattacagaatgacagacaagacaaaaacaatatgccccacccccacccccacccgatctcgggggcataaaaggTGTATTTATATCCATTTTTATAgctaaaactaacaaattatcaaataaaatatataggtcatcacactttttatgatgtcagacatacataaacagaatcatatatcaccgtcagaaaatagcaattttccttcaacagCATCATTGGAATTTAATagaaactggttatgacgatataatagcattcataacaatttcgtgaaactgtttcttcacaaaaatatacaaaatgtctgcaaaaaaatataaaggaaatctattgcataataaacttgatagagaaatcaataaaaacggAGTCATTGctcttgaattcaatattttgacacTTTGCATTGGTTATTCATCgataacttagacttttaaaatattttattttttaacaagattttttacaataactataaaaAAATACTCCAACAAAACTGATGTTCCTATCATGTATAAATCTAaacaaatcattgattttgcaaaatctgatgacatcacaggagggtggaattactttaaaatcCCAATAGTTGAACGACGCAGGTGAAGGATTCGGTCCATGTGCCTCTTTGTTTATGACGATTTATTTTTCTGTTCATAGATTTTTTTCGCGGGAAAttctagacccccccccccccttatataAAATCCCGGATTTGTCATTACCTAAAAGATGAGTGATTGTGACTTTGTTagctataatacatgtatatagatgatTCATATCTTATCACAAATACGGATTTATTGATCATTTACAAAAGCAAATACTTCAGTTAGCATATAATAGTGATCTGATCTTATTGTGTATCATACAAATTACATACAACTTAACTAAAGCTTTGGTGCATATActgttgatatttttacaattgataaaCAAGTCAATAAAGTAATATTTTGATTTGCATTATAGTAATTACTTAGACGGTACGTTGattgaatcaaaattctttttagtttgcatttcaacACCTGAAGAGCTATTCACTTTATCAATCAAGCTGAGGCATCTTTCGCCGCGGTATATTCAATCACTTTAATTTCACCAACAGCTTTCAGCGACACCCACAGCCTTCCGGAACTATCCACACTTATCGCCCCTGGGTGTTTTATTTCAGGactttcaaaacatttcagGAACTGTCCGTTCTGATCCAGGATATGCAACCGATGATTGTCATCATCTGCCACTATGATGCGACTCATGGAATCTGTGACTATCATCTGGGGGTCAAAAGCCTTCTCTCTGGATATTTTGAACGGACCAAAACTTAAGGACGCCTTCTTCATGGCTTCTTTGCCGTCGTATCGGAACCGGACTTTTCCTGACCCGTTCACGACGACTACAACTCCGGCATTCTGATCggaaacacaaatgtctccattGTTATTCTCCGCCACAAAAAGCATGAACTGTCCTCCTTTGAATATTTCCTTCCCATCCTTGTCCTTATCTATTTCCTGTGTGATTGTTTGTCCCTTAAATCGAACAATTTTAGATCGGCTTTGATCAAGACTCATACTGACAAGAATATCACCTGATCGGGTACAACATATTCCTTCCGGTGTCCAGCCTTGTAAAACGACCAATGTCTCTATCTTTCCATTTCTAAATATGTTCACAATTCCTCTTTCAGAATCACTGTATATCAGATCACCTTCCTTATTCACAGTGATGTCGTTTTTGGAACATTTGGCAGAGCACGTTTTCTGTACAGCGCCGCGCATGTCAATCCTTGTCGGTACATACTTTTCTCCCATCACCCAAACTTCATCTGTTCCGACGCATGACATACTCCTGAGAGCTTTTATCTTATGAGAAATGGAGGAAATCAGTCTGGCATTGTCGAACAAATCTTTTACTGGTGATGGCGAGACTTTATCCGTCTCCGCGTGCTTTGAAGTCTGCATCAGTGTGGCTTTGAATTCTCCCAACTCCACGCTGAACTCTTGTCCTTGGACTGCGCTTGCTTTCAAAGAAGGAATGTCCACATCAGTCTCTATAACGATGTCCCTGTATTCCTTCAGATTGGATTTATGGTTGTTTATCTCCGACGTTTTAATGGACTTCAggattttcttattttcttcaaGTTGGGTTTCCAGTTGTAAAATCACGTCCCTGAGCGAGGCATGACGAGTTGTTAAGGTATCTATATGATTTTCTTTCGTTGATTGTAACCTTGAACCCATGGTATCAAATATGACATTCACTTCTTGGTGCCATAAATTTCTTTTCTTCTCAATTTCATTCTCCAAAAAGCCATATCTAGCATTTGCTTTTGTGATTTTACTTTTCATATCAGCCTCGCATTTTGTATACTTCGGAATCAAAACAGTTTTAATCTCATCATTGTCTTTTCGTAATTCTTTTTTCCTGCTGTCGATAACTTTTGAAACTTCAACCGCATCATGACCTTTATGAGGACCAAGGACACATTTCATGCAGACCGGGACATCACACTGCCGGCAGTGGGCTTCGCATCTTTGGTCAGGATGAAGTTTGCACTCGGCGTAGACGAGCTGTATCTTTCTGTTCGTGAAGGAGACGATGTCATGGGCCAGCCGCTTGTGAGCGTCCACGTGTTTACTAACACAGTCCACACACAGACTGAGTTGACAGTTATTACAGAACTGCTGGGTGGGGTTATCACAAAGGTCACATGTGATGACATGCTGTGCCCAGGAGGTGGGTGTTGCCATTTCCTTTGTTAATTTTATGGTGGAGCTGAAGAATAAGGGGGAAagaattgcaaataaaatgcGATGCTTGATTTTTGTCCAGTTCACATTTAAAGTcaagttttatttgataatgaATGTGCTTCAAGAGGTAAACTGAACGAAGGCGACGCGAATGGTTCTATACATGCATAACGTAACCAAATGAAAATGCTCACAACAAATTTAGTACTACACAGATTTACAATTAGTGATTTATCCCGATGTGTGACAGAGCATCATTACTATTGGATATTTTCAGTAACGTACTGactgaattaatattttctttgatattactacatgtaacaCGGTACACTCTAGTTTGTTACACCTGTATAATTGAGTGTAAAACAAACCAATGCATAATACCAAGTCGCATATCTACACACGTGTATACGTATATATCACTTTTCATAGTCAGATTTATGGAGGGACCCGGGTCCTTCTTATTACACCTAATTTCCAGTTAATCTTACAGTATAAAATTTCGCAAAATTCTTAGGTTTTCGGCATcccagtacatgtataataattcCAAATTGTTTCTCATTcattttcctttttccattccTTAATTTATTATAGACTTGTTTGTCAACAAAATGTAAGACACGACAATCCATTCCATACCCTTCTGGATCTGCTAGAGATACTGCTAATGAATGTGTGGTACCTACTCGTGTATAGAAAATTTAAGTGTTTGCCCATTGGTCAACTTAATGGGCATTAGGTGCCTGCCTGTGTAGTGCAGAGGTGGcactctcgcttctcaccgctgcgatcCGAGGTTCTGCGTGAGGGAGTATGGTGGGTGGTAGTTTGTGAGGGGGTATGGTGGTCGGCAGTGTTGGTGTGTGAGGGGTATGGTGGTCGGCAGTGGTAGTGTGTGAGGGGGTATGGTGGTCGACAGTGGTTGTGTGTGAGGGGGTATGGTGGTCGGCAATGGTTGTGTGTGAGGAGGAATGGTGGTCGACAGTGTTTGTGTGTGAGGGGGTAAGGTGGTCGGCAGTGGTTTTATGTGAGGGAGTATGGTGGTCGGCAGTGGCTGTGTGTGAAGGGGGTAtggtgatcggcagtggttgtgtGTGAGTGGGTATGGTGGTCGGCAGTGGTTGTGTGTGAGGGGTTATGGTGGTCATCCGCTTAGAACGTATGTTTcttaaataaagaaaatatgcatatataaaaaataaacaagtgaaagaagaaaaaaaattagtaGAAGAAATTAAGATTTTAGAACAAAATAGTTCTGAACACAATATAGAGGAActaaatgaaaaacaacaaaacctGGAAAAACTCAGAAACCATAGACTTCAAGGAATATATGTAGGAAGCAGAGCAAAATGGACAGAAGGAGGAGAAAAACCAACACATTATTTTTGTAGTTTAGAATCAAGAAATTTTACTAGTAAGATAATTCCCAAACTTATAAAAGATAGTGGGGAGATAATTCAAGACCAGTTTgaaatattggatgaaacaaagcaattttatgacaatttatattcaataccTAACCAGGAAATAAACATAGTTGACTTAAATTCGGAATTAAAGTATGAGGATATTCCCAAGTTATCCAGAGAGGAATCTATGCTTTTAGAAGGTAAAATTACATTGAAGGAGGCTTCTacaacactaagtaaaatgaaAGCAAATAAATCACCAGGCTCTGATGGGTTCTCAGCTGAGTTTTGTAAGGTTTTTTGGAAATACCTTGGTACATTTGTTGTAAGGTCTATCAACTATGCATATGAAAATGGCACTCTGTCAATAACACAGAGACATGGaattattacacttttacctaaAGGAGACAAACCAAGACACTATCTTAAAAACTGGCGTCCAATTACACTTCTGaacactatatataaaatagcttCTGGTACCATTGCAAATAGATTAAAGATTTACTTGGATAAACTTATCAATCCTGATCAAACTGGCTTCATTTCTAATAGGTATATAGGAGAAACTATTCGACTAATTTATGATATTATGCAGTatactgaagaagaagaaatcccAGGTCTTTTACTACTTATTGACTTTGAGAAAGCCTTTGATACCCTCTCatggaattttatacaaaagacCTTAACTTATTTTAAGTTTGGACCTGATATTCATGAATGGGTGAAATTATTCTATCATAACATCATATCTACTATTAACCAAGGTGGCAATCTCTCGGCATCTTTCAACATTCAAAGAGGATGTAGACAAGGTGATCCTTTATCAccttatatttttcttctttgcgcagaaattttagctatacaaataagagaaaataaaagtattaaagGTATAACtataaataacaatgaaaagaaaatttcacaactAGCCGATGATACATCAATTATACTTGATGGTAGCAAGGAATCTCTTCTAGAAACAATAAAAGTATTGCGACACTTCTCTGAAATGTCAGGActaaaagttaatttttcaaaaaccaataCAGTATGGATTGGATCAAAAAAATATAGTCAGGATACCCTTTCTAAAGACTTTCATCTGAATTGGGGGACTTGTAAGTTTACTCTacttggaattaattttgatgtagaattaCAGAACATGTCAAAACTAAATTATCAGCCAAAGCTAAGCAGAATAAAATCAATCTTAAATCAATGGGAGAAAAGACATTTGACACCAATAggaaaaattactgttatcaAAACTCTGGTCTTGCCtctattaaatcatatttttatggcaattccaaatcctgatgacagctattgtaaagaattagataaactattcttttctttcttgtggAGCCATTCtcaacatagaattaaaaaagaGGTAATCATAAAGCAATATGAGGATGGTGGGTTAAAAATGATCAATGTAAAGGCTTTTATAgcctctttaaaattgttttggatGAGACAACTCCTTTTTTCAGATAGGggtttacataattttataccaaatttaGATCTTAATAAAGTTACTACATGTGGAATAGAATACATAAAAAACATTAAGACATcgctgaaaaacaaattttgggtTGATGTATTTGATTCTTGGATTGAGCTACAGCTTAAACAAAATCCATTTACAGTAACAGTAGATActccaatattttacaattctaaCTTTCTTGTGGGTGGGAAAGCATTTCTTAATAAATCcatgtttctcaataatattaaataccttAATGACCTTATTGATGAAGAGGGTTTGTTCCTGACTTATGAATCTTTCTGTAACATTTatccaaaagtaaaaataattttttaaagaatatatgAGTGTCATAAATGCTATTaaagcatggatgaaaaaagtcaagtttgataaaaaattaattaaattaacaaaCCCTCTGATTATGTCGAATATATACACTCTTCTACGATGcaaaaaatcaagacaattttatactcttctcaatcaaaactgcacagaacctactggtaaaagaaagtggaatgaaatatttgaattaaatgacacagaatggaaaATGATCTTCAGACTGCCCTTTAaagttacaagtaattgtaaactgcagtggtttcaatacagaattctgaacaaaattttagcttca belongs to Ostrea edulis chromosome 7, xbOstEdul1.1, whole genome shotgun sequence and includes:
- the LOC125654735 gene encoding protein lin-41-like codes for the protein MATPTSWAQHVITCDLCDNPTQQFCNNCQLSLCVDCVSKHVDAHKRLAHDIVSFTNRKIQLVYAECKLHPDQRCEAHCRQCDVPVCMKCVLGPHKGHDAVEVSKVIDSRKKELRKDNDEIKTVLIPKYTKCEADMKSKITKANARYGFLENEIEKKRNLWHQEVNVIFDTMGSRLQSTKENHIDTLTTRHASLRDVILQLETQLEENKKILKSIKTSEINNHKSNLKEYRDIVIETDVDIPSLKASAVQGQEFSVELGEFKATLMQTSKHAETDKVSPSPVKDLFDNARLISSISHKIKALRSMSCVGTDEVWVMGEKYVPTRIDMRGAVQKTCSAKCSKNDITVNKEGDLIYSDSERGIVNIFRNGKIETLVVLQGWTPEGICCTRSGDILVSMSLDQSRSKIVRFKGQTITQEIDKDKDGKEIFKGGQFMLFVAENNNGDICVSDQNAGVVVVVNGSGKVRFRYDGKEAMKKASLSFGPFKISREKAFDPQMIVTDSMSRIIVADDDNHRLHILDQNGQFLKCFESPEIKHPGAISVDSSGRLWVSLKAVGEIKVIEYTAAKDASA